A single window of Melospiza georgiana isolate bMelGeo1 chromosome 6, bMelGeo1.pri, whole genome shotgun sequence DNA harbors:
- the NR1H3 gene encoding oxysterols receptor LXR-alpha — translation MGPTQLSTQDHGKRVASVFEMEEEGLALFPGSENPPEHAENPPLKRKKGPAPKMLGNEVCSVCGDKASGFHYNVLSCEGCKGFFRRSVIKGAQYACKNGGKCEMDMYMRRKCQECRLRKCQEAGMREQYVLSEEQIRLKKLKKQEDDQARTVVVRPNPPNPPSPSHKLTPEQLSMIKKLVAAQQQCNQRSFTDRLKVTPWPQIPDPNNREARQQRFAHFTELAIISVQEIVDFAKQLPGFLELTREDQIALLKTSTIEVMLLETSRRYNPEIESITFLKDLSYNRDDFAKAGLQFEFINPIFEFSKGMNELQLNDAEYALLIAINIFSADRPNVQDQSLVERLQHTYVEALHSYICINRPNDRLMFPRMLMKLVSLRTLSSVHSEQVFALRLQDKKLPPLLSEIWDVHE, via the exons ATGGGTCCCACTCAACTCAGCACACAGGATCATGGGAAGAGGGTGGCAAGTGTATTTGAAATGGAGGAGGAAGGGCTTGCACTCTTCCCGGGCTCAGAGAACCCCCCTGAGCATGCAG AAAATCCCCCCTTGAAGCGGAAGAAGGGCCCAGCCCCCAAGATGCTGGGAAACGAAGTGTGCAGCGTGTGTGGGGACAAGGCCTCCGGCTTCCACTACAACGTGCTGAGCTGCGAAGGCTGCAAGGGCTTCTTCCGCCGCAGCGTCATCAAGGGCGCGCAGTACGCCTGCAAGAACGGCGGCAAGTGCGAGATGGACATGTACATGCGCCGCAAGTGCCAGGAGTGCCGGCTGCGCAAGTGCCAGGAGGCCGGCATGCGGGAGCAGT ATGTTCTGTCTGAAGAACAGATCCGACTGAAGAAACTGAAGAAGCAGGAAGATGACCAGGCTCGGACAGTTGTGGTGCGTCCAAACCCTCCAAATCCACCAAGCCCTTCCCACAAACTGACGCCGGAACAGCTGAGCATGATAAAAAAGCTCGTGGCCGCTCAGCAGCAGTGCAACCAGCGCTCCTTCACAGACAGGCTCAAAGTGACG CCATGGCCCCAGATTCCTGATCCAAATAACCGTGAAGCAAGGCAGCAGCGTTTTGCTCACTTCACAGAACTTGCAATTATCTCTGTGCAAGAGATCGTGGACTTTGCCAAGCAATTACCTGGCTTCCTGGAACTCACCAGGGAAGATCAGATTGCTTTACTGAAGACATCTACCATAGAG GTGATGTTGTTGGAGACATCTCGGCGCTACAATCCGGAGATTGAGAGCATCACCTTTCTTAAAGACCTGAGCTATAATCGGGATGACTTCGCCAAAGCAG GTCTGCAGTTTGAGTTCATTAACCCCATCTTTGAGTTCTCAAAGGGAATGAATGAGCTACAGCTTAATGATGCTGAATATGCACTTTTAATTGCCATCAATATTTTCTCTGCAG ACCGACCGAATGTGCAGGACCAGTCCCTGgtggagaggctgcagcacacCTATGTGGAAGCACTTCATTCTTACATTTGCATCAACAGACCAAAT GACCGTTTGATGTTTCCACGGATGTTAATGAAGCTGGTCAGCCTTCGGACGCTGAGCAGTGTCCACTCTGAACAGGTGTTTGCCCTTCGGCTGCAGGATAAGAAACTCCCGCCCCTGCTCTCAGAAATCTGGGATGTGCATGAGTGA